The genomic interval GGCACCGAGTACACCACCCAGTGCTGCCGCACCTCGTCGATGACGACTTCGCCCTCGTCCGAGATCAGATGGCGCCGGACCTTCGGGTCGAAGATCCGGAACAGGCCTATTCCGGCCATCCACTCACTCCCCTGGCGCGCTGTTGTGTGACCCCGTACAGCCAAGTGTCCCGCACGATCGCTCGCAACGGGACACTCAGACGGCAGATCAGCTGAACAGCGCGGTCAGGAAGGTGATGACACTCCCGAACGCGTCGCCAACGGCCGAGAACGCGCCTCCCACCGCGTTGGCGGCGTTTGCCGGCTGAGTGAACAGATAGAAGCCGGCAAAGGCGATGAGCGACCAGATCAACAGCTTCTTGGGCATGTCGCCACTCCTTGTTCCTAACCACTCGGTCGACTGTGTTGGAATTTGTATCACGGACCGTCACCAATTGTCACTGACTGAACACAGCCCACCGCACAATGCTCACCAGCTACAAGGTCCATTCTGTAACGGATTCGGGGGCACGGCACCCATCGGCGCGCCGCCCTGAGACGCGGATCGGCCCCCGCCGCGGAAATCCTGCGGCATTTGCCCGAATTCGGCACAACTTTCCGTGAACGGAAAGCGAAGACACAAAGTGACACTGCGTGTTCGGGTGTTCCACGGCGAGACAGATGTCACAACGCGGCGATCAACTCGTCCGCCGCAGAATACGGGTCCGTGCCCCCGTCCGCGACCTTGGCCGCCAGTACGTCGAGCCGCGCGTCCCCGTGCAGATGCGCGAACCGCCGCCGCAGCGCCGTCGTCGCGATGGCCTCGATCTCGTCCCGGGCCCGGGACTGCCGGCGCTGCGTGAGCACACCGTTCCCCCGCATCCAGACCAGCCGGTCCTCGATCGCCTGCACCACCTCGGCGACGCCTTCATTGCGGGAGGCAACCGTCTTCAGGATCGGCGGGGTCCAGGCGCCCTCGGACCGCTCGGCCAGCGCCAGCATCGAGCGCAGGTCGCGGGTGACCGACTGGACGCCGTCGCGGTCGGCCTTGTTCACCACGTAGATGTCGCCGACCTCGAGGATCCCCGCCTTGGCCGCCTGGATGCCGTCACCCATCCCGGGCGCGAGCAGGATCAGGGTCGTGTCCGCCATCCCGGCGATCTCCACCTCGGACTGCCCGACGCCGACCGTCTCCACCAGCACCACGTCGAACCCGGCGGCGTCCAGCACCCGCAGCGCCTGCGGCGTCGACCACGACAGTCCGCCGAGATGCCCACGCGACGCCATCGACCGGATGAACACCCCCCGGTCGGTCGCATGGTCCTGCATCCGCACCCGGTCGCCGAGCAGCGCGCCGCCCGAGAACGGCGACGACGGGTCCACCGCGAGTACGCCGACACGCTTGCCGGTCTCGCGGTACGCCGAAACCAGCGCCGACGTCGACGTGGATTTGCCGACACCGGGCGAGCCCGTGATGCCGACGATGTGGGCGTGACCGGCGTGCGGCGCCAGCGCGGCCATCACCTCGCGCAGCAGCGGGGACTCGTCCTCGACCAGCGAGATCAGCCGGGCGACCGCCCGGGAGTCACCCTCCCGGGCACGCTCGACCAGCTCACCGACCGGCGCGGTGCGTCGTGGCATCAGCTCTTCGGGACCCGGACGATCAGAGCGTCGCCCTGACCGCCTCCTCCACACAGAGCCGCAGCACCGACGCCGCCGCCACGACGACCGAGCTCCAGCGCCAGGTGCAGCACGAGGCGCGCGCCGGACATCCCGATCGGGTGGCCGAGGGCGATGGCGCCACCGTTCACGTTGACCTTGTCGTCGCCGACCTGCAGGTCACGCGCGGACGCGATGCCGACGGCCGCGAACGCCTCGTTGATCTCGATCAGGTCGAGGTCCGCGGGCTGGATGCCGTCCTTCGCGCAGGCCTTGGCGATCGCGTTGGCCGGCTGGCTCTGCAGCGTCGAGTCCGGCCCGGCGACCGAGCCGTGCGCGCCGATCTCGGCGATCCAGCTCAGCCCGAGCTCCTCGGCCTTCGCCTTGCTCATCACGACGACCGCGCAACCGCCGTCGGAGATCTGCGACGCCGAACCGGCCGTGATCGTGCCGTCCTTGCCGAACGCGGGCCGCAGCTTGGCCAGCACCTCGGCGGAGGTGTCACCGCGAACGCCTTCGTCGCTGTCGACCACGATCGGGTCGCCCTTGCGCTGCGGCACCTCTACCGGCACCACCTCGTCGGCGAACAGGCCGTTCTTCCAGGCCTCTGCGGCGCGCTGGTGCGAACGAGCGCTGAACTCGTCCTGCTCCTCGCGGCTCAGCTTCAGGCCGGCGTTGT from Kribbella sp. NBC_00709 carries:
- the meaB gene encoding methylmalonyl Co-A mutase-associated GTPase MeaB, whose product is MPRRTAPVGELVERAREGDSRAVARLISLVEDESPLLREVMAALAPHAGHAHIVGITGSPGVGKSTSTSALVSAYRETGKRVGVLAVDPSSPFSGGALLGDRVRMQDHATDRGVFIRSMASRGHLGGLSWSTPQALRVLDAAGFDVVLVETVGVGQSEVEIAGMADTTLILLAPGMGDGIQAAKAGILEVGDIYVVNKADRDGVQSVTRDLRSMLALAERSEGAWTPPILKTVASRNEGVAEVVQAIEDRLVWMRGNGVLTQRRQSRARDEIEAIATTALRRRFAHLHGDARLDVLAAKVADGGTDPYSAADELIAAL
- a CDS encoding acetyl-CoA C-acetyltransferase, whose translation is MSDTRNTTVIVAGARTPIGRLLGGLKGFTGAELGGFAIKGALAKAGVAPDQVEYVIMGQVLQAGGGQITARQASVKGGIPMDVPAITINKVCLSGLNAIALADQLIRAGEYEIVVAGGMESMTNAPHLLPKSREGFKYGDTTLVDSMAYDGLWDAFTDQAMGALTDQANNAGLKLSREEQDEFSARSHQRAAEAWKNGLFADEVVPVEVPQRKGDPIVVDSDEGVRGDTSAEVLAKLRPAFGKDGTITAGSASQISDGGCAVVVMSKAKAEELGLSWIAEIGAHGSVAGPDSTLQSQPANAIAKACAKDGIQPADLDLIEINEAFAAVGIASARDLQVGDDKVNVNGGAIALGHPIGMSGARLVLHLALELGRRGGGVGAAALCGGGGQGDALIVRVPKS